taagattttaaatgtctgttataaataaaagttgttgcctgttttttaattttgttttctgttatttattcaagtttctaatttaatttaatttttaaaaccAGCTCATAAGCACGGTACAGTATCATTACTGTTGACTGCAAAACCTGTAGCCGATTTGCATTTCCACCTCGAATGTGTTCACAAACATGACACTGCCTGCTCTTGTTTGCGTTTTAAAGAGGTTATATTTGCATTTACACATTGTGGATGTTATAATGTTTGAAACTGCAGTGATGTAGTGTTTGCACAACAGTATTTGCACTGGTGCAACTCGTGAAGTGCGTTGTTATTattgacatctagtggtgaagttTAATCGTGGCTTTAATCAAACAAAATTTCtataacttaaaaaaagtctAATAAACTCCAAGGCTGCCATTAGATTTAATGTTTTAGCAATTTTATAATGACCATATAGTGTAATtgtttctcaatcactttattggaacacgtCCAGGAATTATGTAGgcaattttaaaataacaaacatttcagaaaaaaaggattaagtgtcaagtatttaatGTGACATATCTTTACAGTTGAACAACAGCATGATCCTGGCTCAGTGTGTTTGTCACGAACATTTTCACAGCTGCAAAACCTGACAAATCAGACGATGACAGCatggactgaaaacagcctcAAGGTAAGGCTGCTTAATACTATTTCTTGGCAAGAGTTTGAAAGGCTAAAGCGAAAATGATCTATGCTATACAAAATACCACATTTTTATTGATGGAAGGTGCATAATTTGAAATTGCCTGATGAAAACCACCGCAGCTGTTTGTCACTGAGTGTCCTGATTCTGTGGAATCACGTTAATGATAATCTTGCCCATGTTCTTGTTGGCCTCCATGTGCCTGTGAGCCTCTGCGATGTCCACGAGGCTGAATGTGCTGTCAATCACTGGCCTCAAAGAGGCTGCCGCGTCTGAGAAGTGTGGTAACACTCGGCGTGAGAAAGCTTCGACCAGCTCTGCTTTGTACTGTGAAGAGAGAATGCGGCGTCAGCCATCAATTACATATGTGAATACTGAAGATGGGTTTAATTAGAACATGaaatgcttttttaaatttgttaaatgttaaacgTAAATTCTCACCTGAAGGCTACGGGAGCGGAGGAGGCTGGCGAGCAAGTGTCCTCGCTTAGAGAGCAGTTTACCCAGAAGATCACCTTCTATCGTTCTGCCCCCCATGGTGCCATACAGCACCCACCTGCCATCAGTGGCTAAGCAACTCACGTTCTGCTCCCAGTTTTTTCCACCAATACAGTCAAGTATGACATCTGCTCCCTTTCCTGTGAAATCGCAATGGGGTTATTCTGCTGACAGTGAGTTAGACTTGACCCTGAGCTCCTGAAGTCGTCTTGTCCTTAACCTAAACTTTCATTCTCATCAATATTATACTATAGTTGTACATACAACTTCTAAAATTCACTATAATTATTGCTTTCCCACATACATTTACCCTCCACTAAATATTTATTGGTTCACAGGTAAAAAatagttatttagttatttagccttttattttgaaagaaattaatgtttttatatttatagagATTGTGAAATGTAGAATTACAGTCAAATTTGAGAAATAATACCCCAAACAGTGATTCTGACTCTAACATCAGTTGATAAATAACAGAAATAGTGAAAGAGGATTACAGatattatttggaaaaaaaaaatagcaccaTAACCCATGCAGCAGCATAGCTTCAAAATTCACCTCCTGTGAAGTCATGAACTCCCTGAGCAAAGCTTTCCGTTTTGTAGTCAAACCCGGCTGCTGCTCCCAGTTCCTTGGCCATCCTCAGCTTCTCTGGACTCCCTGCTGTGACGACGGGCACGGCACCGAACAGACGCACGAGCTGAACTGCTGCCGTTCCCACTCCGCTAGCTCCAGCGTGAGCCAGCACCACTTCACCCTCCTTCACCTGAGCTGTGGCAGAGAAGACGATACAGAAATGAATGCTGGGTTTGTCAGATGTGCATaattaatacaattaaaatCTGGTATGGCTACCTATGAGCACCAGTAGTTGGAAAGCAGTGAGCCAGGCCTCTGGAATGGCAGCAGCCTGGCAGAGTGTGAGATTCGAGGGAACGGGCATGAGAAGCTCCTCAGGTACAGCCACATACTCGGCGTATCCTCCTCCACAGAGCAAAGCCATGACCCTGTCGTCAGGCTTCCAGCCTCTCTTCACTTCAGCGCCCAGAGTGTCCACAGTCCCAGCCACCTCCAGGCCGATGATGTCACTCTCACCAGGAGGAGCAGGGTACAGTCCTCGCCTCTATGCCAAACAATACATCACGGTAATGTCAGACCAATATGAGCGGAGATATTCTTTATCATTTGCGTGCAACATGTCTGGACTTGTGTCTGATTCTCCACTGACCAGTTCAGTTTCAGTCTACACAGTCTTTGACTTACAGCTGTAGTGTatagc
This genomic interval from Solea solea chromosome 18, fSolSol10.1, whole genome shotgun sequence contains the following:
- the tp53i3 gene encoding quinone oxidoreductase PIG3, with amino-acid sequence MHHILQTGRFLLRSTDQTTWHKSCSSFAKMMRAVCVDVPGGPENLLLRTVPRPQPKDGEVLIKVHATALNRADLLQRRGLYPAPPGESDIIGLEVAGTVDTLGAEVKRGWKPDDRVMALLCGGGYAEYVAVPEELLMPVPSNLTLCQAAAIPEAWLTAFQLLVLIAQVKEGEVVLAHAGASGVGTAAVQLVRLFGAVPVVTAGSPEKLRMAKELGAAAGFDYKTESFAQGVHDFTGGKGADVILDCIGGKNWEQNVSCLATDGRWVLYGTMGGRTIEGDLLGKLLSKRGHLLASLLRSRSLQYKAELVEAFSRRVLPHFSDAAASLRPVIDSTFSLVDIAEAHRHMEANKNMGKIIINVIPQNQDTQ